A stretch of Desulfobacter hydrogenophilus DNA encodes these proteins:
- a CDS encoding putative quinol monooxygenase, translated as MISVIASIYVKDGQLDKFIKIFKSNMPAVLGEEGCIEYIPTVDIPTGLPPQKLNKRVVTIIEKWRSVEDLTAHLSSVHMLEYKEKTKDIVEYIEIKVLKEV; from the coding sequence ATGATAAGTGTCATTGCATCAATTTATGTTAAGGACGGTCAATTAGACAAGTTTATTAAAATTTTTAAATCCAATATGCCTGCTGTTCTTGGGGAAGAGGGATGTATTGAGTATATCCCCACTGTTGACATACCCACAGGGCTTCCGCCGCAGAAATTGAATAAACGTGTGGTTACCATTATTGAAAAATGGCGCAGTGTAGAGGATTTAACGGCGCATTTATCCTCTGTACATATGCTTGAATATAAAGAAAAAACCAAGGATATTGTTGAATATATAGAGATTAAGGTCTTGAAAGAAGTATAA
- a CDS encoding MarR family winged helix-turn-helix transcriptional regulator: protein MDDYSKIIDQSIGYLVGRLSRAIIKRLSKKFQDAGIDVSYEQWSILVHLYRQDGQTQQALARTAVKDKAAVTRLLNGLEKKNIVLRITDRNDKRSNLVYLTNKAKELKPHLVGFVEEMLNEAAQGIEPDEMIRCRATINNIFANFDRLNNPASSKK, encoded by the coding sequence GTGGACGACTATAGCAAGATCATTGACCAATCCATTGGTTATCTTGTGGGCCGGTTATCCCGGGCAATCATAAAGCGGCTGTCAAAAAAATTCCAGGACGCCGGAATTGATGTCAGTTACGAGCAGTGGAGCATCCTTGTTCATCTTTACCGTCAGGACGGTCAGACCCAGCAGGCCCTTGCCCGGACCGCCGTTAAAGACAAAGCCGCTGTTACCCGCCTTTTAAATGGGCTTGAGAAAAAGAATATTGTACTCAGGATTACTGACCGAAATGATAAACGCAGCAATCTTGTTTACCTAACAAATAAAGCCAAAGAATTAAAACCCCATCTTGTTGGTTTTGTAGAAGAAATGTTAAATGAAGCAGCGCAGGGAATAGAGCCGGATGAAATGATCCGCTGCAGGGCAACCATCAATAATATATTTGCAAATTTTGACCGTCTGAACAACCCTGCCTCATCTAAAAAATAG
- a CDS encoding TRAP transporter permease — MYEKLNRLEQIIFDLLSIFLVLFYSWSAIVQPMATQYHRGIYVIITYILVFLLYKSKSLVGRIIDYVLILLSIASIGYWIFLFEVINYRTGAETTIDMVFAVIGVLIGIELARRVVGNVFVIMGALMLIYGVYGYMAPDLISHAGAPFTELCISIFYKSDGVFGIMANVLATYVILFVLFGAFLEKCGAQKFFIDWPLAAVGHKIGGPGKVSVIASGLFGSISGSAIANTVSTGMFTIPMMKKAGFKPHVAGGIEPAASIGGMFMPPIMGAGGFIMAELTGVPYSRIMLVAIFPAFMYFFSVFCMVHYEAKKDNIVGEKSEQSASHIFKTEWFYTLPLISITILMLTGYSPGFSAILGLVTCLFISRVRSDTSMDLTMAFIVTGVFLISLINGFGGGSGSLVIPQWVGFLIGFIAAVFVYIKKPEQVKPGLVNFLEASRSGTENSLKIGATVGVIGIIIGVLTFSGLVLTFADIMIELAGGSLLLTIMLVALASLVLGMGVPVTAAYLITAVVAVPALTHLGVNQIAAHMIVYWLSQDSNITPPVCIAAFAGATIAKANMWRTAFSAFKFAKFLYLGPLLFGYVPGFSLNGSTMDIVKAFIAITLGTWAYSWFLSGIWISYLKNMFKKK; from the coding sequence GTGTACGAAAAACTTAATCGACTGGAACAAATTATATTCGATCTCCTTTCAATCTTTTTGGTTCTGTTTTACTCTTGGTCTGCCATCGTGCAGCCCATGGCAACGCAGTACCACCGGGGGATATATGTTATCATCACCTATATCCTTGTCTTTCTGTTGTATAAATCCAAATCCCTTGTTGGCAGGATTATTGATTATGTGTTGATCCTTTTATCCATTGCTTCAATCGGATACTGGATTTTCCTTTTTGAAGTCATCAATTACCGGACTGGTGCAGAAACAACGATTGATATGGTTTTTGCCGTCATCGGCGTTCTTATCGGTATTGAGCTGGCCCGCCGCGTTGTGGGCAATGTGTTTGTTATCATGGGCGCCTTAATGCTTATTTACGGGGTGTACGGATATATGGCCCCGGATTTAATTTCCCACGCCGGCGCACCATTTACGGAGTTGTGCATCAGCATATTCTACAAAAGTGACGGTGTCTTCGGCATCATGGCCAATGTTCTGGCAACATATGTAATTTTATTTGTTCTGTTTGGGGCTTTCCTTGAAAAATGCGGGGCCCAGAAATTTTTTATTGACTGGCCCTTGGCTGCTGTTGGTCATAAAATCGGCGGACCGGGTAAGGTCTCCGTCATCGCATCCGGACTTTTCGGCTCAATATCCGGCTCAGCCATTGCCAATACGGTTTCCACAGGCATGTTCACCATTCCCATGATGAAAAAAGCAGGATTCAAACCCCATGTGGCCGGTGGCATTGAGCCGGCAGCTTCCATCGGCGGTATGTTCATGCCTCCGATCATGGGTGCAGGCGGTTTTATCATGGCAGAGCTGACCGGTGTTCCCTATTCAAGAATCATGCTGGTGGCCATTTTCCCTGCATTTATGTATTTTTTCAGTGTGTTCTGCATGGTTCACTATGAGGCGAAAAAAGATAATATTGTCGGAGAGAAAAGTGAGCAGTCTGCCAGCCATATTTTTAAAACCGAATGGTTTTATACCCTTCCCCTGATCTCCATCACCATTTTGATGCTCACGGGTTATTCTCCCGGATTTTCAGCTATCCTCGGCCTTGTTACCTGTCTTTTCATCAGTCGGGTGAGATCGGATACATCCATGGATCTGACTATGGCCTTTATCGTAACCGGGGTATTTTTAATTTCTTTGATCAACGGTTTTGGGGGCGGTTCCGGTAGCCTGGTCATCCCCCAGTGGGTCGGCTTTCTGATCGGTTTTATTGCCGCTGTTTTTGTATACATCAAAAAACCTGAACAGGTAAAACCCGGACTGGTCAATTTTCTTGAGGCTTCCCGGTCCGGTACTGAAAACAGTCTTAAAATCGGTGCCACGGTCGGTGTCATAGGTATTATTATCGGTGTTTTAACCTTTTCCGGCCTGGTATTAACTTTTGCAGATATCATGATCGAGCTTGCTGGCGGTTCCCTGCTGCTGACCATAATGCTTGTGGCCCTGGCCTCCCTGGTATTAGGTATGGGTGTTCCGGTCACCGCAGCTTATTTGATTACTGCAGTCGTGGCGGTACCCGCCCTGACCCATCTTGGGGTTAATCAGATTGCTGCACACATGATTGTTTACTGGCTGTCCCAGGATTCAAATATAACACCACCCGTCTGTATTGCGGCCTTTGCAGGTGCAACCATTGCCAAAGCCAACATGTGGCGCACAGCCTTTTCTGCCTTCAAATTTGCCAAATTCTTGTACCTGGGCCCCCTTCTTTTTGGATACGTGCCTGGATTTTCCCTTAACGGCAGCACCATGGATATTGTCAAGGCTTTTATTGCCATTACACTTGGTACCTGGGCGTATTCCTGGTTTCTCAGTGGAATCTGGATCTCTTATTTAAAAAATATGTTTAAAAAGAAATAA
- a CDS encoding TAXI family TRAP transporter solute-binding subunit, with translation MKDKHLLILGFIGIVSMVFCQPGFTRERIVFGGGPAGGTFQVVANSIQVYKPMKAVKEFKVQAQSSGGSTENLRKTNTGRQQMSVVYSGHVYQGRHGLLSNDTRKYENVLAVAWLYGAPAQLVVHKGSGIKSTKDLAGKKVGVGNAGSGAFANCELFFKHMGVWDKIERNAMGYNDAAQAFGNNQLDAFWLFTAFPSGAVMMAAQTNHIAMVDLDADAKATGFYDKYPYFVKLSIPANTYNGVDSDTSSFQDSTLWVANAKVSDETVYKMLTLIFSDEGLAHMKSQKNTFKSMAVEHGADGIVTPFHPGAEKFWKEKGVL, from the coding sequence ATGAAGGATAAACATCTATTGATTCTTGGTTTTATCGGGATCGTTTCCATGGTCTTTTGCCAGCCTGGTTTTACCAGGGAACGAATTGTATTCGGTGGCGGTCCTGCCGGTGGAACGTTTCAAGTCGTGGCCAACAGCATCCAAGTTTATAAACCCATGAAAGCAGTCAAAGAGTTTAAAGTTCAGGCCCAGTCTTCCGGCGGCTCAACTGAAAATTTAAGAAAAACAAATACCGGCAGACAACAGATGAGCGTTGTCTATTCCGGGCATGTTTACCAGGGACGCCATGGTCTACTGTCAAACGATACCAGAAAATATGAAAACGTACTGGCCGTGGCATGGCTTTATGGCGCACCGGCACAGCTTGTTGTGCACAAAGGGTCGGGCATCAAAAGCACCAAAGACCTTGCCGGTAAAAAAGTCGGTGTCGGCAATGCCGGTTCCGGTGCCTTTGCCAATTGTGAACTCTTTTTTAAACACATGGGCGTATGGGATAAGATAGAAAGAAACGCCATGGGATACAATGATGCAGCCCAGGCCTTTGGCAACAATCAGCTTGACGCATTCTGGCTGTTCACGGCATTCCCCTCCGGAGCCGTTATGATGGCGGCCCAAACCAATCATATTGCCATGGTTGATCTTGATGCAGACGCAAAAGCAACAGGTTTTTATGACAAATACCCCTATTTTGTAAAACTGTCCATCCCTGCAAACACATATAACGGCGTAGATTCTGACACGTCGTCATTCCAGGATTCCACCCTCTGGGTGGCAAATGCCAAAGTGTCTGATGAAACCGTTTACAAAATGTTGACCCTGATTTTTTCCGATGAGGGCCTTGCCCATATGAAGTCCCAGAAAAACACATTTAAAAGTATGGCTGTTGAACATGGCGCCGACGGTATCGTCACCCCCTTTCATCCAGGTGCTGAAAAATTCTGGAAGGAAAAAGGGGTATTATAA
- a CDS encoding homocysteine S-methyltransferase family protein — MGEKNKSILDIINKRILILDGATGTEMQKRGLPPGVSPELWSMENPEVSADIYRAYARAGSDMLYTCTFGGTPWKLEEFGAADKTEQINCTIAENAVKTADELAAREGIRPLIVGDIGPCGRFIMPFGDLDFEQAIQGFKRQVKGLIDGGVDLFVIETQIDIQESRAALLAVKELCSGFTMVSMTFDETGHSLNGTTPEAMAVTLESLGADVVGVNCSTGPTEMLNVIRRIRKMVQIPVMAKPNAGMPVIKDNETVFPMNADEFSHFARPFAEAGVNIMGGCCGTNPEHIAKLARGMEGLSPLERKPMETAMLSSATQALITDSKSTIRIIGERINPTGKKILQGELKAGNMAYVRKLARDQAAAGADLLDINAGMPGIDEKQTLLDIISSVVPVVNLPLVIDSSDPDVVEAAVRYYPGRALINSISAEKEKLDKLLPVAAKYGAMLIVLPLADNELPDKAERRKELVTEIAERAAVYGYKNKDLVVDGLVMTVSSNPQAAKETLATVKWASEQGFGTVLGLSNISFGLPERGWVNASFFAMAAGAGLSWAIANPSHELLMDTKAASDVLTGRDRDALSYIQRFAKDKNAEKKKETTAEKIADLPVEEQIVAAVIEGRREDIERLCNQALEKGIAPSELLEKNMIPAIMTVGEYYDARKYFLPQLIASAETMQKGFAVLEPALQASGANEKKGTLVFATVQGDIHDIGKNIVVLMLRNFGFDVIDLGKDVTAADIIKAAQTHKADLIGLSALMTTTMVRMPEVIDLVKENRLACKVMVGGAVVTREWAESIGAEYSSDGVEAVNVAARICMGNR, encoded by the coding sequence GTGGGAGAAAAAAACAAAAGCATACTGGACATTATTAATAAACGAATTCTTATCCTGGACGGTGCCACCGGCACCGAGATGCAGAAACGCGGCCTGCCGCCGGGGGTCAGCCCGGAACTCTGGTCCATGGAAAATCCCGAGGTATCGGCCGACATATACCGCGCCTATGCCCGGGCAGGTTCAGATATGCTTTACACCTGCACTTTTGGGGGCACCCCCTGGAAGCTTGAAGAGTTCGGCGCTGCCGATAAAACTGAGCAGATTAACTGCACGATTGCAGAAAATGCGGTTAAAACGGCGGATGAGTTGGCGGCCCGGGAAGGAATCCGCCCGCTGATCGTCGGGGATATCGGTCCCTGCGGCCGGTTTATCATGCCCTTTGGTGATCTTGATTTTGAACAGGCCATACAGGGATTTAAACGCCAGGTAAAGGGGTTGATTGACGGCGGTGTGGATCTTTTTGTCATTGAGACCCAGATTGATATCCAAGAGAGCCGGGCCGCCCTGCTTGCTGTTAAGGAGCTTTGCAGCGGGTTTACCATGGTGTCCATGACCTTTGATGAAACCGGGCACAGCTTAAACGGCACCACGCCCGAGGCCATGGCTGTCACCCTTGAAAGTTTAGGGGCCGATGTGGTGGGTGTCAACTGCTCCACCGGTCCCACAGAGATGCTTAACGTTATCCGGCGTATCCGAAAGATGGTACAGATTCCGGTGATGGCCAAACCCAATGCGGGGATGCCCGTCATAAAAGACAACGAAACCGTATTTCCCATGAATGCCGATGAGTTCAGCCATTTTGCCCGGCCCTTTGCCGAAGCCGGGGTCAATATCATGGGGGGCTGCTGCGGTACCAACCCCGAGCATATCGCCAAACTGGCCCGGGGCATGGAAGGACTCTCTCCTTTGGAAAGAAAGCCTATGGAAACGGCCATGCTCTCTTCGGCCACCCAGGCGCTGATTACGGATTCAAAGAGCACGATCCGCATCATTGGAGAACGCATCAACCCCACCGGGAAAAAGATCCTGCAAGGGGAGCTGAAAGCGGGGAACATGGCCTATGTGCGCAAACTGGCCCGGGACCAGGCTGCGGCCGGGGCCGACCTGCTGGACATCAACGCAGGCATGCCCGGAATTGATGAAAAACAGACCCTTTTAGATATCATTTCAAGTGTGGTACCGGTGGTGAATCTGCCCTTGGTCATTGACTCCTCGGATCCGGATGTGGTGGAAGCGGCCGTACGTTATTACCCGGGTCGGGCGTTGATCAACTCAATTTCAGCTGAAAAAGAAAAACTTGATAAACTTTTGCCGGTGGCGGCCAAATATGGGGCCATGCTCATTGTGCTGCCCCTGGCCGACAATGAGTTGCCGGACAAGGCTGAACGAAGAAAAGAGCTGGTCACTGAAATTGCCGAACGGGCCGCCGTCTATGGGTACAAAAACAAAGATCTGGTTGTGGACGGCCTGGTTATGACCGTATCCAGTAATCCCCAGGCTGCCAAAGAGACCCTTGCAACCGTTAAATGGGCCTCCGAACAGGGGTTTGGTACGGTTCTCGGATTGTCCAACATCTCTTTTGGTCTGCCCGAACGCGGGTGGGTGAATGCCTCCTTTTTTGCCATGGCTGCTGGTGCCGGGCTCTCCTGGGCCATTGCCAACCCGTCCCATGAGCTTTTGATGGATACCAAAGCGGCCTCGGATGTTTTAACCGGCCGGGACCGGGATGCTTTGTCATATATCCAGCGATTTGCAAAGGATAAAAACGCGGAAAAAAAAAAAGAGACAACTGCTGAAAAAATAGCGGATCTGCCCGTAGAAGAGCAGATTGTGGCGGCGGTGATTGAAGGCCGAAGGGAGGATATTGAACGGCTTTGTAATCAAGCCCTTGAAAAGGGAATCGCCCCATCCGAACTGCTGGAAAAAAATATGATTCCGGCCATCATGACCGTGGGAGAATACTATGATGCAAGAAAGTATTTTCTTCCCCAGCTGATTGCCAGTGCCGAGACCATGCAAAAGGGGTTTGCCGTGCTTGAACCCGCTCTTCAGGCATCCGGTGCAAATGAAAAAAAGGGAACCCTGGTCTTTGCCACGGTCCAGGGGGATATCCACGACATTGGAAAAAATATTGTGGTGCTGATGCTCAGAAATTTCGGGTTTGATGTGATTGATCTGGGCAAGGATGTCACGGCCGCAGATATCATTAAGGCGGCCCAGACCCACAAGGCCGATCTTATCGGGCTGTCCGCCCTGATGACCACCACCATGGTACGCATGCCCGAGGTCATTGACCTGGTAAAGGAGAACAGGCTTGCATGCAAGGTTATGGTGGGCGGTGCCGTGGTGACCCGGGAGTGGGCCGAATCCATTGGTGCAGAATATTCTTCAGATGGTGTTGAAGCGGTCAATGTGGCGGCCCGGATCTGCATGGGCAACAGATAG